In the genome of Triticum urartu cultivar G1812 unplaced genomic scaffold, Tu2.1 TuUngrouped_contig_6346, whole genome shotgun sequence, the window CCAAGTTCATGGTACGTATGCGACTCTTCTGATCAATAATCTAGAAAACATGCTTGATGGTATTGCCAGAAGCAAGTTACATAAACCAAATTACTGAAATAAAAAGATATCATGTCACATCTGATCACACAACCTAAAAGTATGAAAAATATTCATCACACAATACATGAAGTCACaaagtttatttatttattcggGGATTAAATCTGTGGTAGTGTCCCTAATTTAACTTCACTAGTTACATGTACATAACCATGGGTTCATTATTTGGTCGCACTAGGCATAGAGCAAAATGGCTTGAATGTCAGCAAGAGCCCAATTACTGACACCATGTTTAGCATCAAGAACATGATCAGATCACCTGCATATCAAATAATAAATCAAATAAGTATATGCTCTGACAATATGTACCTCTTTCCATTCAAGTTAAAAACTATCAATATAAATCTAATTAGCAGGGTTGGATGAGCAATGTGTTTACCTGGTAAGAACAACCCAGTTATGTTTTCCTGAGACCATGAAAACCTGCAAAATGGAAAGAAATAAGCAAACTGGCTAGTAAGCACAATTTCagccaaaaaaataaaaaacaacaaTTCCTGCCCACACACACACAAGAAAAACACTGCACTTACAAAATTCCTGCTGCTGCTGGAGCTACTGCTTTAAAGATTGACATTAGGGTCACTGAAATACCATTTGCAACACCCCTTTGTTCTTGTGGCTGTACATGTTTTCATCAGAGAAGTTAGAACGTAGCAAAGGTGTCTACCATAACGAAATACAACGAGATGGATGATACATACCACCGATGTGTTCTGCAGAATGTTGCAGGCAATAGTAATCGTGGCCTGTTCCATTTCAGATGATACATTAATTATTATTTTTGCAGGTAGATGATACATTAATATATGGTCATAATTAAATTGTATATTAAAATCATTGTCTATGGAGCTTGCTTTCTCCAAATATATTgaaaaattaattttatttcatTTGTGTGAGTGGTGCTCAAATGTGGTTTATCTAGACCGTCCAAAAATACTCATAAACATGTTTGTATTTTCTAAAGGAATATGTTATTACTCTTCCGGCCTGATATTTTCTTGATGCTCAACATGTTTCTATAGGATGGTTACTAATGTAAGCAGGGATGTGTGAATTTTATTTGCACGAGATGGGCTCTATGGTTCTTTGATCCCACCCATGTAACACCCCTAATTTGCATTATTTCACTTTAAACAAATCATAAATAATAATAGCAAGCTAGCAATTTGTTTCAATCATAAAAATTGACTTACTGCAAACATATTCTTCAAAAGCGAAGCTATGTTGATGAGTACTTGGAGCTCCATGCCGTATAGGTTGGACATTAAAGGATATGTTGCAAGGAGAAGTACAGATAATACCTGAAAAAGTGTACATTTAGTACTGGACAATAGATTCGCCGTATTAAAGAGCATGTCGACATCAAATGGTCTTCTCACATACCGCCGCAGAGCGTAATGGCTTGATTAACCCAACATACTTGGCAAGTAATGGGTAAATCACAAGTTGATACACCAAAACACCAAACCCTACAATATCAAACAAAACAACACCAATGCTACATGTAATACATAGAGGAGCAATGTTGTGCATATGTCGTATTCATTCATTTTGGGCTTAGTATGTCTCTCTTGCTGCTTGTGCAATGATCATATTATACGAGTTGAAGAAAAACATCACATACCTGAGATAGCTAGAATAGTACCAATGTCCTGAGATCTTAAACTCAGCCCCCGGTACTTTCGGCTGCTCACAGCCCACAGTGAAAATATCTGAAGATGAAATTTATAGAACACATGGAAAGTTGCTTTAGTTCCTTATTAAAAAAAAGTTGATTTGGTTCCTGGTATGATTCTTCTCTAGGATAGGTAAAAGCATATTTTTCGTACTAAAATGTTGTTGGGTATGTTTGAGATACCTAAATATAGATTTACCTCGAAATAAGCTGTATCATGGAGAGAAAATACACAATAGAGGATTATTGCTGACATCAACCGCCGGTTCTTTAGTAGGCTCTTTGTAGATGCCATTCTTTCCGACCCGTATTCTTTAGTTTTCCCATCTTCTAAGATCGAGTCATCAACTTGTACCTCCATTGTGTCAATAGCTTCTATTTTGTCGTCACAGTACATGTGCAGAGTTTCCTAAAAGTTCACTCATTAAAGTAGGAATTAATGGTATAGAATAGAATCATAGGGAGATTTTTGGAGCAATACCGGAAGCCAAATACATGCAATACATGCTCCTGCAGCTAGTACCGATATGACCAAGCAAGGGAGGAGGTATGGAAACCTATAAGATGTTTGAAAGTTTATCTTATCTTCCCAATGCTGCAAAATTTATATCATTGAAACATTATAAGTAATAATTTACCTCCCAAATATGGATTCCTCGGAGAAAAGATCCGGGTACTTTTTTGCAGGCTAACGCACAACAGAGAATACACAATGTTAGCCAGGGTGGGTCATATAAGATCACTAATTAGTCTCCAAAGAGACATGTTATGTTCATCATTCGAACAAATATTCTATTTATCACTTTTACGGTTAAATACAGATTTTGTGGAAATTCCCTCGGAATAAAGCATTTTTTGAACTGCCATCACAGAAAAGTTCTTGCCTATTAGCCCAGTCTTTCGCATTTGCGCCAATTAGTAGAGGATCTATGTATTATTCTCAAGGTCTACACCATTTTTACATGTACCTATAGCGGCTCATTGAATTATTACAGTGATGGCTTTACTGGAAGACCACATGTAGCATATTTTCTATGGAGGGCTCCTGGAAATAATTGACCCTTAGTTTGATAAACCAGTTAAATACAATGTTAATTCAAGGATAGAATTCCATAACTCTACATCATAGTGGACTGATCCTCACTTGTGCAAGAAATCCTCCAATGGCTGGTCCAATAATAAGAGCTATTGCCCGCGAAGATGTGACCTACGATATAATGTTTGATATAAATATCAGCTAGTAATTACCGAGTCAGAAAAACAAAACATAAAGATGAACTATTCTTACAAGAGAAATTCCTAGCGCTTGGTGTTCCTTTGTACAGACTTCTGAAGCATAGGCCTGGAGAGTGCAGATACAACAATGTGTGTTCAACATTTAAGTACTTCTTAATTAATCTTAGCCACTCAAACGATATTTTTT includes:
- the LOC125530478 gene encoding probable peptide/nitrate transporter At3g43790, which translates into the protein MAAPLLGKGRRVCREGCPGCRLDEANKANAGVPYLNFFFIWVVCLCAAFPIQSLFPYLYFMIQDLKVAKQEQDIGFSSSCDIGNLWEEKSTRATYFLGRTISAVPWGMFADKYGRKPCIVIRILSVIVLNTLFGLSTTYWMAILTRGLLGLLCGILGPIKAYASEVCTKEHQALGISLVTSSRAIALIIGPAIGGFLAQPAKKYPDLFSEESIFGRFPYLLPCLVISVLAAGACIACIWLPETLHMYCDDKIEAIDTMEVQVDDSILEDGKTKEYGSERMASTKSLLKNRRLMSAIILYCVFSLHDTAYFEIFSLWAVSSRKYRGLSLRSQDIGTILAISGFGVLVYQLVIYPLLAKYVGLIKPLRSAAVLSVLLLATYPLMSNLYGMELQVLINIASLLKNMFAATITIACNILQNTSVPQEQRGVANGISVTLMSIFKAVAPAAAGIL